The proteins below come from a single Balaenoptera acutorostrata chromosome 2, mBalAcu1.1, whole genome shotgun sequence genomic window:
- the MTX3 gene encoding metaxin-3 isoform X2 — translation MAAPLELRCWGGGWGLPSVHSESLVVMAYAKFSGAPLKVNVIDNTWRGSRGDVPVLTTEDNIVSQPAKILNFLRKQKYNADYELSAKQGADTLAYIALLEEKLLPAVLHTFWVESDNYFTVTKPWFASRMPFPLSLILPGRMSKGALNRILLTRGEPPLYHLRDVEAQIYRDAKECLNLLSNRLGTSQFFFGDTPSTLDAYVFGFLAPLYKVCFPKVQLQEHLKQLSNLCRFCDDILNSYFRLSLGAFSCVNRNEQQIDFGEVHSHDSSTSKLIASDWRHLSCWTRNGRCKSAETHTTCK, via the exons ATGGCGGCGCCCTTGGAGCTCAGGTGCTGGGGAGGCGGCTGGGGGCTCCCGTCGGTGCACAGCGAGTCcctggtggtgatg GCTTACGCCAAATTTTCTGGTGCACCCCTGAAAGTCAATGTCATAGATAACACCTGGAGAGGTTCAAGAG GAGATGTACCAGTTTTGACAACTGAAGACAATATTGTTTCTCAGCCAGCAAAAATACtaaactttttaagaaaacag aaatataatgccgATTATGAACTGTCAGCAAAACAAGGGGCAGATACACTAGCTTACATTGCTCTCCTCGAAGAGAAGCTTCTTCCTGCAGTG CTTCACACATTCTGGGTTGAGAGTGACAATTACTTTACTGTGACAAAGCCATGGTTTGCTTCACGAATGCCTTTTCCCTTGAGTTTGATCCTGCCTGGAAGAATGTCTAAGGGAGCACTGAATAGGATTCTCCTGACCAGGGGAGAGCCTCCCCTCTACCACCTCCGAGATGTAGAAGCTCAG ATATACAGAGATGCCAAGGAGTGCCTAAATCTTCTGTCAAACAGACTGGGAACATCTCAGTTTTTCTTTGGAGATAC GCCTTCTACTTTGGATGCCTATGTGTTTGGTTTTCTCGCACCTCTTTATAAAGTATGCTTTCCTAAAGTTCAGTTACAAGAACATTTGAAACAGCTCTCCAACCTGTGTCGCTTTTGTGATGACATCCTGAACAGTTATTTTAGGCTTAGTCTTGGAG CATTTTCCTGTGTGAACAGAAATGAGCAGCAGATTGATTTTGGTGAGGTACACTCCCATGATTCCAGTACTTCAAAACTGATTGCATCAGACTGGAG GCATCTCTCCTGCTGGACAAGAAACGGTAGATGCAAATctgcagaaactcacacaacttGTAAATAA
- the MTX3 gene encoding metaxin-3 isoform X1 has product MAAPLELRCWGGGWGLPSVHSESLVVMAYAKFSGAPLKVNVIDNTWRGSRGDVPVLTTEDNIVSQPAKILNFLRKQKYNADYELSAKQGADTLAYIALLEEKLLPAVLHTFWVESDNYFTVTKPWFASRMPFPLSLILPGRMSKGALNRILLTRGEPPLYHLRDVEAQIYRDAKECLNLLSNRLGTSQFFFGDTPSTLDAYVFGFLAPLYKVCFPKVQLQEHLKQLSNLCRFCDDILNSYFRLSLGGISPAGQETVDANLQKLTQLVNKESNLIEKMDDNLRQSPQLPPRKLPTLKLTPAEEGSNSSQRLSP; this is encoded by the exons ATGGCGGCGCCCTTGGAGCTCAGGTGCTGGGGAGGCGGCTGGGGGCTCCCGTCGGTGCACAGCGAGTCcctggtggtgatg GCTTACGCCAAATTTTCTGGTGCACCCCTGAAAGTCAATGTCATAGATAACACCTGGAGAGGTTCAAGAG GAGATGTACCAGTTTTGACAACTGAAGACAATATTGTTTCTCAGCCAGCAAAAATACtaaactttttaagaaaacag aaatataatgccgATTATGAACTGTCAGCAAAACAAGGGGCAGATACACTAGCTTACATTGCTCTCCTCGAAGAGAAGCTTCTTCCTGCAGTG CTTCACACATTCTGGGTTGAGAGTGACAATTACTTTACTGTGACAAAGCCATGGTTTGCTTCACGAATGCCTTTTCCCTTGAGTTTGATCCTGCCTGGAAGAATGTCTAAGGGAGCACTGAATAGGATTCTCCTGACCAGGGGAGAGCCTCCCCTCTACCACCTCCGAGATGTAGAAGCTCAG ATATACAGAGATGCCAAGGAGTGCCTAAATCTTCTGTCAAACAGACTGGGAACATCTCAGTTTTTCTTTGGAGATAC GCCTTCTACTTTGGATGCCTATGTGTTTGGTTTTCTCGCACCTCTTTATAAAGTATGCTTTCCTAAAGTTCAGTTACAAGAACATTTGAAACAGCTCTCCAACCTGTGTCGCTTTTGTGATGACATCCTGAACAGTTATTTTAGGCTTAGTCTTGGAG GCATCTCTCCTGCTGGACAAGAAACGGTAGATGCAAATctgcagaaactcacacaacttGTAAATAAGGAATCCAACTTGATTGAAAAG ATGGATGACAATCTTCGCCAAagccctcagcttcctcctcgGAAACTGCCAACACTTAAATTGACTCCAGCAGAAGAAGGAAGTAATTCCTCACAACGGCTATCACCCTGA
- the MTX3 gene encoding metaxin-3 isoform X3 encodes MAAPLELRCWGGGWGLPSVHSESLVVMAYAKFSGAPLKVNVIDNTWRGSRGDVPVLTTEDNIVSQPAKILNFLRKQKYNADYELSAKQGADTLAYIALLEEKLLPAVLHTFWVESDNYFTVTKPWFASRMPFPLSLILPGRMSKGALNRILLTRGEPPLYHLRDVEAQIYRDAKECLNLLSNRLGTSQFFFGDTPSTLDAYVFGFLAPLYKVCFPKVQLQEHLKQLSNLCRFCDDILNSYFRLSLGDG; translated from the exons ATGGCGGCGCCCTTGGAGCTCAGGTGCTGGGGAGGCGGCTGGGGGCTCCCGTCGGTGCACAGCGAGTCcctggtggtgatg GCTTACGCCAAATTTTCTGGTGCACCCCTGAAAGTCAATGTCATAGATAACACCTGGAGAGGTTCAAGAG GAGATGTACCAGTTTTGACAACTGAAGACAATATTGTTTCTCAGCCAGCAAAAATACtaaactttttaagaaaacag aaatataatgccgATTATGAACTGTCAGCAAAACAAGGGGCAGATACACTAGCTTACATTGCTCTCCTCGAAGAGAAGCTTCTTCCTGCAGTG CTTCACACATTCTGGGTTGAGAGTGACAATTACTTTACTGTGACAAAGCCATGGTTTGCTTCACGAATGCCTTTTCCCTTGAGTTTGATCCTGCCTGGAAGAATGTCTAAGGGAGCACTGAATAGGATTCTCCTGACCAGGGGAGAGCCTCCCCTCTACCACCTCCGAGATGTAGAAGCTCAG ATATACAGAGATGCCAAGGAGTGCCTAAATCTTCTGTCAAACAGACTGGGAACATCTCAGTTTTTCTTTGGAGATAC GCCTTCTACTTTGGATGCCTATGTGTTTGGTTTTCTCGCACCTCTTTATAAAGTATGCTTTCCTAAAGTTCAGTTACAAGAACATTTGAAACAGCTCTCCAACCTGTGTCGCTTTTGTGATGACATCCTGAACAGTTATTTTAGGCTTAGTCTTGGAG ATGGATGA